CGCGACGGCGGCCCGCCGCAAGGTAGTGTCCGTCACTTTGGCGCTCCCTGCATTGCGTGATGAGATGGAGGATTGCCCGTGGGAGCGTTCGGGCGGGCGCGGGCGCCGCCTCTCCGGACGCCCGGAGGGGACTCGGCGGAAGCGCGCACGCGCGACGATCGTGACGCGAAAGCTGCGTGACTGGTTATGAGGTCAGCGGCGTGAAAGAGGCTGCGTGGCGCTCAAGCCTCCACCGTCCCGGCACGACCGGGTCAGCGGCGTCTTGACCGTTGCGTGGAGGTGCGAACTGCTGCGGACCAACAACATCAGTATACCCCGGACCGAGCCGGTAGTCTGCCCGGCGGCGCGCCGAGACGCCCCTGCGGGGCCGATCCGGGCTTGCCCGGCCCTGTTATCGGCACGAGGCGCCCCGGGCACGAGGGGTTGCGCGATGCGAAGGCCACAAAGCCAGAGGGCGAGGGCTCATGGGCCCTCGCCCTCTGGCTAGCTGGGGAATGCTGGTCGGGGTGGCCGGATTTGAACCGGCGACCTCACGGACCCGAACCGTGCGCTCTACCAAGCTGAGCCACACCCCGCCGACCGCACCTCATTATAGGGCACGCGCCGCTTGCTTGTCAACACCCGTGCCAGGGCCATGCCGGTAGGTCACGACTCGCCGATCTTCAGCACGCTGAGGAACGCTTCCTGCGGGATCTCGACGCTGCCGATCTGCTTCATGCGCCGCTTGCCCTCCTTCTGCTTCTCCAGCAGCTTGCACTTGCGCGTCATATCGCCGCCGCAGCACCTGGCGGTGACGTTCTGGCGCCGGAGCGCCGCTGCGCGTGCCAGAGGGTGACGGCGCGGCGGCCCTCACGGTGGCGACGTGGCCCCGCCATCGAAATGGGCCATGTTCTCAAAGACGCGCATCGCGTCCGAACGCCGGATCGTCGTGTCGTAGAGGCCGATCGTCTCCTCGTCATGTCTCGTGAGGCCGGTGTAAGCAAGGCTCGGGTCCTCGTAGCGCTTGAACTTGAACACCGCGTCGTTCATCAGGGCGCTGTTGAAGACGCCCAGGCTCACCAGCAGCTCAAAGTCGGGGACATCCAGGCCCGTCACCCTCTTGAAGAGGTCTGGCTCCAACTGGGTGATGACATCGCGCAGGGTGCGCTCGCGGTAGTCCGTGAGGTACATGAAGACGGGTACACGGGTGGCGAACTTGATCAGCTTCTCCTGGATCTGCTTCCGCTTGCTCTTGTACTCCTTCTCGGCGTCCGTCAGTTGCTTGCGCTCCGCCGCGGAGAGTTCCCTGTCGTTGGCCTCCTTGCGCGCCCTCTTGACGGCTTCCGACCTGTTGATGACCGTTTCGATCTCCTGGTTCAGGTTCCGAAAGCCCTCGATGCTCTCGAGTGCCGCCATCGCCCGCGGGTCGCTGATCAGCCGCCGCAGCGTGTCGTTGTCCACGTTCACCAGTAGCGCGCTCTCCCACCGGCGCGCCAGCAGAGTCGCCGTGGTGCCGCTCATCGCCATGTCAAGGATGCCGGAGGCGTCCACCTGCCTCATCGAGCTGCCGTCGTAGGCCAGCACGGGCAGGAACCGGATGAACTCCGCGACCTTCGCCTCCGGAGTTCCCTCCTGCACGCTCAGGCGACAACCGTACTCCGCGATCTGGCGCAGCGCGCGGTCGGGGGCGAAGTCGAAGACGTAGCACTCTTCCTTCAGCACGTCCACGCGGTTCGGGCTCTGGCCATCGGGGTTGGCGATCGTCCAGGGAGACTGCACGCGGAAAGCTGCCTGGAAGTAGGTCTCCGGGCTGGACGAGTCTCGCAGCATCAGGATTCCCGCCCAGGGGCGGACCGTGACGCCGGTTGTCAGCTTGGCGCACGACAGGGTGATCGTCTTCGTCTCCAGCGGGTCACCCATTGCCTCCAGCACGGGCTGAAGCGCGGCAGCGCCCATGCCGGCCTCGTTGCCCGCCGCCACGACCACCCTGTAGTCGTGGTAGAACCGGTTCTGCCGCCTCTTGAGCAGGTTGGCCATGGCATGGCAGGAGGCCACGCTGGGCAGGAACCAGAGCGTGTGCGACAGCACGTCCAGCAACCGGGCGTCGGAGTAGGGCATCGGCGGCTTCTGGGCCCCGAGCTTCAGGTTGTCCACCGTGGTCTCCAGGAACGCCCCGCGGATGAGGTCCAGCCACTTCTGCACGTCGTCCGCGTGCCGGAACACGGCCTTTGAGCCCGCGCCGCTCGCGGCAAAGAACGTGTTGAGGTCGAACGTGTCGAACTCGCCCTGCAACGCGATGTCCCGGATGGAGGCCGGCATCTGGTAGGTCATGAGGACCATTCGCGGCAGGCTCGCGTAGGGGTTTTCATCGCCCTCCCACGCCGCCTTCGCGCGCTGCTCGTCCGAGTAGGTCCAGTTGAATATCTGGTCCTCGATGAACTCGCCCGACGCGATGGCCCGGAACGGCGTCCCGGACAGGTAGAGGTAGGCGCTCGTCGTGATGGGCATGACGTCCTCGTCGTAGAGCTCGATGTCCTCGCCCTCGCCGAAGGCGATCTCCTGCTGGCCCTCCGCCTCGAAGAGGTCTCTGGCGTTCTCCCGCCACGCCCCGTAATGGTACTCGTCCAGAACCACGCAGTCCCAGTTGAGCGCGTGGACCCACTCGTTCTTCGTCTTGATCCCGCGCGTGCTGGGATTACGGCCCAGGTAGTCCTGGAACGACCCGAAGCAGACGAACGGCCGTTCCCGGTCGGCCTCCTCGTGGGAGAGGCCGCCCGGCCGGATGAACTGCCACCCCTCGAAGTCCACGTGCCGCGCCAGGTCTTCCTCCCACGCGCTCTGTACGGCGGGCTTGAAGGTGAGCACCAGCAAGCGCCGCCAGCCCATTCGCCGGGCGAGTTGGTAGGCGGCGAAGGTCTTGCCGAAGCGCATCTTGGCGTTCCAGAGGAAGTGGGGCGCCCGCGTCGGGTCCTCCTTCGCGGCCCGCTCGAAGTAGGCCGCCGTGACCTCGACCGCCCTGCGCTGCTCGTCGCGCATCGTGAAGCTCCAGTCGCGCGTGCGCTCGACCTCGCGGCCCTCGCAGAGCGCGACGACCGCCGCGCAGACGTCCTCCGGCCGGCACCGGAACCACTCGCCCTCCGGGTTCTGGAAGCCGCGGTCGCGGAGCACGCGGTGCACGTCCCGGTCCGCGAACGCCGTGCCGTCGTTGCGCATCGCCGGCTCCTCCACCCGGATGCGGTACGGCGGCTCCCCCGGCCGGAGCGTGGGGTACTGCGCGGCCACCCGCTCCCGCGCGTCGCGGGTCGTGTAGCCGACCTTCAGGAGGCCCGCGTACTGGGGGTGCGTGTCCTCGTAGGCATAGATGGTCGGCCGCGCCGCCGGTCGCGGGGGGAAGAAGTGGTCAGGCATCGATCTCAGCTCCCAGGAGGGCATCCAGTTCCGCGATGAGTGCGGGGAGGCTCTTCTCCACGGCGTCGCGGATGCGTGCCGGATCGAGGGCGTCGTAGCCGTGTACGAGGACGTTCCTCATGCCGATCACCTTGTAAGCGTCAGCGATCTCGTCGAGCACGGCGGGCTCGGACCATCGTGTCCGAACGAACGCCTGGCCGACGATCATCAGCAGGCGCTCCACGGCCAGCGAGGTGATCCGGCTCTCTTGCCAAGCGCCCGCCGCGAGAACCCGCGCCTCCTCGGCGGCGGCCCGCGCATCGGCCAGGTTCTGGCGCGTCTCAGGCCGCATAGATCTCCTTCGCCTGCGCGGCGGCGACCTGGCGGAAGAGGGGCTTGCGGGCCGCTGCCCAGTCGACGATATCCACGGGGCGCCCCAGCAGCCGCTCCAGGTCCACCTGGAGGCCGAACTGCTGGTC
This is a stretch of genomic DNA from Chthonomonadales bacterium. It encodes these proteins:
- a CDS encoding GIY-YIG nuclease family protein — protein: MPDHFFPPRPAARPTIYAYEDTHPQYAGLLKVGYTTRDARERVAAQYPTLRPGEPPYRIRVEEPAMRNDGTAFADRDVHRVLRDRGFQNPEGEWFRCRPEDVCAAVVALCEGREVERTRDWSFTMRDEQRRAVEVTAAYFERAAKEDPTRAPHFLWNAKMRFGKTFAAYQLARRMGWRRLLVLTFKPAVQSAWEEDLARHVDFEGWQFIRPGGLSHEEADRERPFVCFGSFQDYLGRNPSTRGIKTKNEWVHALNWDCVVLDEYHYGAWRENARDLFEAEGQQEIAFGEGEDIELYDEDVMPITTSAYLYLSGTPFRAIASGEFIEDQIFNWTYSDEQRAKAAWEGDENPYASLPRMVLMTYQMPASIRDIALQGEFDTFDLNTFFAASGAGSKAVFRHADDVQKWLDLIRGAFLETTVDNLKLGAQKPPMPYSDARLLDVLSHTLWFLPSVASCHAMANLLKRRQNRFYHDYRVVVAAGNEAGMGAAALQPVLEAMGDPLETKTITLSCAKLTTGVTVRPWAGILMLRDSSSPETYFQAAFRVQSPWTIANPDGQSPNRVDVLKEECYVFDFAPDRALRQIAEYGCRLSVQEGTPEAKVAEFIRFLPVLAYDGSSMRQVDASGILDMAMSGTTATLLARRWESALLVNVDNDTLRRLISDPRAMAALESIEGFRNLNQEIETVINRSEAVKRARKEANDRELSAAERKQLTDAEKEYKSKRKQIQEKLIKFATRVPVFMYLTDYRERTLRDVITQLEPDLFKRVTGLDVPDFELLVSLGVFNSALMNDAVFKFKRYEDPSLAYTGLTRHDEETIGLYDTTIRRSDAMRVFENMAHFDGGATSPP
- a CDS encoding DUF86 domain-containing protein, yielding MRPETRQNLADARAAAEEARVLAAGAWQESRITSLAVERLLMIVGQAFVRTRWSEPAVLDEIADAYKVIGMRNVLVHGYDALDPARIRDAVEKSLPALIAELDALLGAEIDA